A genomic region of Desulfosarcina ovata subsp. ovata contains the following coding sequences:
- the dut gene encoding dUTP diphosphatase — MHTTITVDFLRLDVDKNGDLPLPRYMTESCSGMDICAALEADLELLPGAIRLVPTGFAMALPDGFEAQIRPRSGLAVKHGIGIINAPGTIDADYRGEVKIALINLGAEPVTLKRGDRIAQMVIQKVWQARVNVVERLGDTDRSAGGFGHTGR; from the coding sequence ATGCACACGACCATTACGGTTGATTTTCTCAGGCTGGATGTTGACAAAAACGGTGATCTGCCACTGCCCCGTTACATGACCGAAAGCTGTTCCGGGATGGACATCTGTGCGGCCCTGGAGGCGGACTTGGAGTTGCTCCCCGGAGCGATTCGTCTGGTGCCCACCGGTTTTGCCATGGCTTTGCCCGATGGATTCGAAGCCCAGATTCGACCCCGCAGCGGCCTGGCCGTCAAGCATGGCATCGGCATCATCAATGCCCCGGGCACCATTGACGCCGATTACCGGGGCGAGGTGAAAATCGCCCTGATCAATTTGGGCGCGGAACCGGTGACCCTCAAGCGGGGAGACCGCATCGCCCAGATGGTGATCCAGAAAGTCTGGCAGGCCCGTGTCAACGTGGTCGAGCGGCTGGGCGATACCGACCGCAGTGCCGGTGGCTTCGGCCATACGGGGCGTTGA
- a CDS encoding MBL fold metallo-hydrolase, with protein MRRQKGIDTSPPLAQAACRLSVCVLASGSRGNATWVSDGQTAILIDAGLSGVQIQRRMAVNGLDPKGLDAILVSHEHRDHIHGVGVLSRRFDLPVHISDATRQASEKSLGRLHGIQPFACGEPFSIGGLAIHPFSISHDAEDPAGFTISGNGAKVGVATDLGVVTGMVRTHLAACDLLMLEANHDPQMLIDGPYPWPLKQRIRGRSGHLSNEDAAGLLTELLHDGLQHVVLAHLSEENNTPQKARQAIKPVLNGRCARLHVASQAMGSGVLALK; from the coding sequence ATGCGCCGGCAGAAAGGCATCGACACATCACCACCGCTTGCCCAAGCCGCTTGCCGGTTGTCGGTGTGCGTCCTGGCCAGCGGCAGCCGGGGCAACGCGACCTGGGTATCCGACGGGCAAACCGCCATCCTGATCGACGCCGGACTTTCCGGGGTGCAAATTCAGCGCCGGATGGCGGTCAACGGGCTGGATCCGAAGGGTCTGGATGCCATCCTGGTTTCCCATGAACATCGCGACCACATCCATGGCGTGGGCGTGCTGTCGCGGCGCTTTGACCTGCCGGTGCATATCAGTGACGCGACCCGGCAGGCATCCGAAAAATCGCTGGGCCGCCTGCACGGGATCCAGCCCTTTGCCTGTGGAGAACCCTTTTCAATCGGTGGGCTGGCCATTCACCCCTTTTCCATCTCCCATGACGCCGAAGACCCGGCGGGCTTCACCATCTCCGGAAACGGTGCCAAGGTGGGGGTGGCCACCGACCTGGGCGTGGTCACAGGGATGGTCAGGACCCATCTGGCGGCCTGTGACCTGCTCATGCTTGAAGCCAATCACGATCCGCAGATGTTGATTGATGGTCCTTATCCCTGGCCCCTGAAGCAACGTATCCGCGGGCGTAGCGGCCATCTCTCCAACGAGGATGCCGCCGGGCTATTGACGGAACTGCTGCATGACGGCCTGCAGCATGTGGTGCTGGCGCACCTGAGCGAGGAGAACAATACCCCGCAAAAAGCCCGGCAGGCGATCAAACCGGTACTGAACGGCCGTTGTGCCCGGTTGCATGTGGCTTCCCAGGCCATGGGCAGCGGTGTGTTGGCCTTGAAGTAA
- the pnp gene encoding polyribonucleotide nucleotidyltransferase: MDYTFKADVGGTTLSIQAGKVAKQASGSVVVQYGDTIVLVTVVSANDERDIDFLPLSVEYQEKVYAAGRIPGNYFRREIGRPSEKETLTARLIDRPIRPLFPKGYRFETQVIATVLSMDQENDPDVLAMVGASAALEISNIPFAGPIAAVRVARVEGRFIANPTLEQMAAGDINIIIAGSRTGVVMVEGGADVVSESDMLEAIFFGHQAIQPIIDAQEQLKAAMGKPKREFVPPEKDPALAAVVEEKATALLREALTIPEKMKRYDAVRAAKAQVIESLEDAAADRRDEIKAILGDLQKQICRDMILKEGRRIDNRQFDEIRPITCEVGVLPRPHGSALFTRGETQVLGILTLGSGGDEQRVETLSGEENRPFMLHYNFPPYSVGEVKRVGAPSRRDIGHGGLSTRALERVLPDKEVFDYTIRLVSEVLESNGSSSMGTVCSGTLAMMDGGVPIKAPVSGIAMGLVQEGDQVVILSDILGDEDHTGDMDFKVTGTAEGITALQMDIKILELSREIMEKALAQAKLGRLHILDKMLAALSVPRDDISPFAPKIVSIKINPDKIRDIIGPGGKVIRAIQSETNTKIEIDDSGLVKIAATSAEDGDAARLQIESLTMEPEVGVTYEGKVVKTTDFGAFVQIVPGTDGLVHISQLANRRVAKVTDVVKEGDMLKVKVLEISKDGKIRLSHKAVLEDERRNNGE; the protein is encoded by the coding sequence ATGGATTATACATTCAAGGCGGATGTGGGAGGAACGACCCTCAGCATCCAGGCAGGCAAGGTTGCCAAACAGGCTTCCGGATCTGTTGTGGTGCAATACGGGGACACGATTGTTCTGGTAACCGTTGTTTCTGCCAATGACGAAAGAGATATCGATTTTTTGCCCCTTTCCGTGGAGTATCAGGAAAAGGTTTATGCTGCCGGCCGGATTCCGGGAAACTATTTCCGCCGTGAAATCGGCAGGCCCAGCGAGAAGGAAACCCTCACCGCCCGCCTGATTGACCGTCCCATCCGACCGCTTTTTCCCAAAGGCTACCGTTTTGAGACCCAGGTGATTGCCACGGTGCTCTCAATGGATCAGGAGAATGATCCGGATGTGCTGGCCATGGTGGGGGCTTCGGCGGCACTGGAAATTTCGAACATTCCCTTTGCCGGTCCCATTGCGGCAGTTCGCGTGGCCCGTGTCGAGGGCCGGTTTATCGCCAACCCGACCCTTGAGCAGATGGCCGCCGGCGATATCAACATCATTATTGCCGGCTCCCGAACCGGTGTGGTGATGGTTGAAGGCGGCGCCGATGTGGTGAGTGAGTCCGACATGCTCGAAGCGATTTTCTTCGGTCACCAGGCGATCCAGCCGATTATCGATGCCCAGGAGCAGTTGAAGGCGGCCATGGGGAAACCCAAACGGGAGTTCGTGCCGCCCGAAAAAGATCCGGCCCTGGCCGCGGTGGTCGAGGAGAAAGCGACCGCCTTGCTGCGTGAAGCGCTGACCATTCCCGAAAAGATGAAACGCTACGACGCGGTGCGGGCGGCCAAGGCCCAGGTGATCGAAAGCCTGGAGGATGCGGCCGCCGACCGGCGGGATGAGATCAAGGCCATTTTGGGTGATCTGCAGAAACAGATTTGCCGGGACATGATTCTCAAGGAAGGCCGCCGGATCGATAATCGCCAATTCGACGAAATCCGGCCCATTACCTGCGAGGTCGGTGTTCTTCCCCGGCCCCATGGCAGCGCCCTGTTTACCCGCGGTGAGACCCAGGTGCTGGGTATTCTGACCCTGGGATCGGGCGGTGACGAACAGCGCGTCGAGACCCTCAGCGGTGAAGAAAACCGGCCCTTCATGCTGCATTACAATTTTCCTCCTTACTCGGTGGGCGAGGTCAAGCGCGTCGGAGCCCCCAGCCGTCGGGATATCGGCCATGGCGGCCTTTCCACACGGGCCCTGGAGCGGGTTCTGCCCGACAAGGAGGTCTTCGATTACACCATTCGCCTTGTTTCCGAGGTGCTGGAGTCCAACGGATCTTCGTCTATGGGCACGGTTTGCTCGGGAACCCTGGCCATGATGGACGGTGGCGTGCCCATCAAGGCGCCGGTTTCCGGTATCGCCATGGGACTGGTCCAAGAGGGCGACCAGGTGGTGATCCTTTCGGATATTCTCGGGGACGAGGACCACACCGGTGATATGGATTTCAAGGTGACCGGTACGGCCGAAGGCATCACGGCCCTGCAGATGGATATCAAAATCCTCGAGCTTTCCCGGGAGATCATGGAAAAGGCCCTGGCCCAGGCCAAGCTCGGGCGCCTGCATATTCTCGACAAGATGCTTGCCGCCCTGTCCGTGCCCCGTGACGACATCTCTCCCTTTGCCCCCAAAATCGTTTCCATCAAGATCAATCCGGACAAGATCCGTGACATCATCGGCCCTGGCGGCAAGGTGATCCGCGCCATCCAGAGCGAGACCAATACCAAAATCGAGATCGATGACAGCGGGCTGGTCAAGATCGCCGCCACCTCCGCCGAGGACGGGGATGCCGCCCGCCTGCAGATCGAGTCGCTGACCATGGAACCCGAAGTGGGCGTGACTTACGAAGGCAAGGTGGTGAAAACCACCGATTTCGGCGCCTTTGTCCAGATCGTCCCCGGTACCGACGGGCTGGTCCACATCAGCCAACTGGCCAACCGCCGGGTGGCCAAAGTGACCGACGTGGTCAAGGAAGGCGACATGCTCAAGGTCAAGGTTCTGGAAATTTCCAAGGACGGCAAGATCCGCCTCAGCCATAAGGCCGTGCTTGAAGATGAACGTCGCAACAACGGTGAATAA
- a CDS encoding selenium metabolism-associated LysR family transcriptional regulator yields MDIWQLHIFCKVVDLKSFSRAGRAVHLSQPTVSSHIKDLEDHFDCRLIDRLAKEALPTKAGRLLYRYAKRIIALRDETESAMAEFKGKVKGSLDLGGSTIPGAFVLPAIIGAFTTRFPEVNVSLTIADTRQIIDAILSGDLELGVVGAVADNAAIAQEKLVEDEMCLVVPAGHRWSTRDQITPEELFSEAFIIREQGSGTLKSIQNSFSEAGLNFAELKAVARIGSTEAIRQGVKNGMGVSILSAIAVSDDVAAGRLKTLAIKGLNLKRAFYLTHHRQRSLSPLSRAFVDYVNNHPIKS; encoded by the coding sequence ATGGACATCTGGCAGTTGCACATCTTCTGCAAGGTCGTGGACCTGAAGAGCTTCTCCCGGGCCGGACGCGCTGTGCACCTCTCCCAGCCGACCGTCTCCAGCCACATCAAAGACCTTGAGGATCACTTTGACTGCCGGCTCATCGACCGGCTGGCCAAAGAGGCCCTGCCCACCAAGGCGGGACGCCTGCTCTACCGCTATGCCAAGCGGATCATCGCCCTGCGCGACGAGACCGAAAGCGCCATGGCCGAATTCAAGGGCAAAGTCAAGGGCAGTCTTGATCTGGGTGGCAGTACCATCCCCGGCGCCTTCGTGTTGCCGGCCATCATCGGCGCCTTCACGACCCGTTTTCCGGAAGTCAACGTCAGCCTGACCATTGCCGATACGCGGCAGATCATCGACGCCATTCTCTCCGGTGATCTGGAACTGGGGGTGGTCGGTGCGGTGGCGGATAATGCCGCCATCGCCCAGGAAAAGCTGGTGGAGGATGAGATGTGTCTGGTGGTACCGGCCGGCCACCGCTGGTCGACCAGGGATCAAATCACGCCCGAAGAACTGTTCAGCGAAGCCTTTATCATTCGTGAACAGGGGTCGGGCACCCTGAAATCGATCCAGAACAGTTTTTCAGAAGCCGGATTGAATTTCGCCGAATTGAAGGCGGTGGCGCGCATCGGCAGCACCGAAGCCATCCGCCAGGGGGTGAAAAACGGAATGGGCGTATCGATTCTCTCCGCCATTGCCGTCTCCGACGATGTGGCTGCGGGCCGCCTGAAAACTCTCGCCATCAAGGGCCTGAATCTCAAACGGGCGTTTTATCTCACCCATCACCGCCAGCGAAGCCTCTCCCCGTTGAGCCGCGCCTTTGTTGATTACGTCAACAACCATCCTATCAAATCGTAA
- the truB gene encoding tRNA pseudouridine(55) synthase TruB → MPDKLSGLVVVDKPEGVTSAGVVARVKKIFGARKVGHTGTLDPFATGVLVCCLNRATRLSRFLLKGDKSYAAELLLGAETDTQDATGQVLCRRPLGHVTAQRVHAMARRFVGEIEQVPPVYSALKHQGTPLYKLARKGVAVEKPARPVRIDRLEILSVDLPVVRFAVSCSAGTYVRTLCADMGRALGCGGHLLRLRRTASCGFTLDDAMGLEALEACRVQGRLEETVIPMVAALPRMPAMAADAVLARKIGNGMKLAGTDFPVPPPVENGAFKVVDPHGRLIAVLDATPPDSYNYCCVLSS, encoded by the coding sequence ATGCCAGATAAACTGAGCGGGCTGGTGGTGGTGGACAAGCCCGAAGGTGTCACCTCGGCAGGCGTTGTGGCGCGCGTCAAGAAAATTTTCGGTGCCAGGAAGGTTGGACACACGGGAACGCTGGATCCCTTTGCCACCGGTGTTCTGGTCTGCTGCCTCAACCGGGCCACTCGGCTTTCCCGATTTCTGCTCAAGGGTGACAAATCCTACGCGGCGGAACTGTTGCTGGGCGCCGAGACCGATACCCAGGATGCCACCGGACAGGTCCTTTGTCGCCGGCCGTTGGGCCACGTTACCGCGCAGCGGGTGCATGCGATGGCGCGGCGATTTGTCGGTGAGATCGAGCAGGTGCCGCCGGTTTACTCGGCCCTGAAGCACCAGGGGACGCCGCTTTACAAACTGGCGCGTAAGGGCGTGGCCGTGGAAAAGCCGGCCCGGCCGGTTCGGATTGACCGATTGGAGATTCTTTCGGTCGATCTGCCGGTCGTCCGATTCGCGGTGTCCTGTTCGGCCGGTACTTATGTGCGCACCCTGTGTGCGGACATGGGGCGGGCTTTGGGCTGCGGCGGTCATCTTTTGCGGCTCCGCAGAACCGCCAGTTGCGGTTTTACGCTCGACGATGCCATGGGGCTGGAGGCGCTTGAAGCGTGTCGGGTGCAGGGCCGCCTTGAAGAGACGGTGATTCCCATGGTCGCGGCCCTGCCGCGCATGCCTGCGATGGCGGCCGACGCCGTCCTGGCCAGAAAGATCGGTAACGGCATGAAGCTGGCCGGCACCGATTTCCCTGTACCGCCGCCTGTGGAAAACGGGGCGTTCAAGGTTGTCGATCCCCATGGCCGCTTGATTGCCGTACTGGATGCCACGCCGCCGGACAGCTATAATTATTGTTGTGTTTTATCATCATAA
- a CDS encoding sigma-54-dependent transcriptional regulator, whose amino-acid sequence MFPSILIVDDEPSIVQSLSGLLSDEGFEVITASNGYEALKTIDAESPDLVLLDIWMPGIDGIETLKEIKKNHPALPVIIITGHGNVETAVKATKLGAYDLIEKPLNIDKVIVAINNALNFRRLEEENRYLRKKTIERHSISGNSPPVQALKQQIATVAPTESWVLIKGENGTGKELVARTIHQLSPRAESPLIDVNCAAIPESLIESELFGHEKGSVPGSSTKKRGKFELANTGTIFLDEIGDMSINTQAKILRVLDEKKFQRVGGGRDLTMDVRVIAATNKDLEEEIANGRFREDLYYRLNVVPIEVVPLRERADDIPVLADIFLAEAATSNREKRKAIAPDAMAVLAKYSWPGNVRELKNLIERLAIMVENDVILRHDLPAQLSDPKAAAGELFSIEDLESARRAFEAEYVSKKLAANDNNVAKTARAIGVKATYIKSLLTSGEK is encoded by the coding sequence ATGTTTCCCTCCATCTTGATCGTCGATGACGAACCATCGATCGTCCAGTCCCTGAGCGGGCTTCTCTCCGATGAGGGGTTCGAGGTGATTACCGCCAGCAACGGCTATGAAGCCCTTAAAACCATCGATGCCGAGTCACCCGATCTGGTTCTGCTGGACATCTGGATGCCCGGTATCGACGGCATCGAAACATTGAAAGAGATCAAAAAAAACCATCCCGCCCTGCCGGTGATTATCATTACCGGGCACGGCAATGTTGAAACGGCCGTGAAGGCCACCAAACTGGGGGCATACGATCTGATTGAAAAGCCCCTCAACATCGACAAAGTCATCGTGGCCATCAACAATGCACTGAACTTCCGCCGTCTGGAGGAGGAGAACCGCTACCTGCGGAAAAAAACCATCGAGCGCCACTCCATCAGCGGGAACAGCCCGCCCGTGCAGGCACTCAAACAGCAGATCGCCACCGTTGCACCGACCGAATCCTGGGTGTTGATCAAAGGCGAAAACGGAACCGGCAAGGAACTGGTGGCCAGAACCATCCACCAGCTCAGCCCCCGCGCCGAATCACCGTTGATCGATGTCAATTGCGCCGCCATTCCCGAAAGTCTCATCGAAAGTGAGCTCTTCGGCCATGAGAAGGGATCCGTTCCCGGCTCCAGCACCAAAAAGCGGGGCAAGTTCGAGCTGGCCAACACCGGGACCATCTTCCTGGATGAAATCGGCGACATGAGCATAAACACCCAGGCCAAAATCCTGCGAGTTCTGGACGAGAAGAAATTTCAACGCGTGGGCGGCGGCCGTGACCTGACCATGGATGTCCGGGTCATCGCCGCCACCAACAAGGACCTGGAGGAAGAGATCGCCAACGGCCGTTTCAGGGAAGATCTGTACTACCGCCTCAATGTGGTTCCCATCGAGGTCGTGCCCTTGCGTGAACGGGCCGATGACATCCCCGTTCTGGCAGATATTTTTCTTGCCGAAGCCGCCACCAGCAACCGCGAAAAGCGCAAGGCCATCGCCCCTGACGCCATGGCCGTACTGGCCAAGTACAGCTGGCCGGGCAATGTGCGCGAGCTGAAAAATCTCATCGAACGGTTGGCCATCATGGTCGAAAACGATGTTATCCTGCGCCATGACCTGCCGGCGCAACTGTCCGATCCGAAAGCAGCTGCCGGAGAACTCTTCTCCATCGAAGACCTGGAGTCGGCCCGCCGGGCCTTCGAAGCCGAGTACGTGAGCAAGAAATTGGCCGCCAACGACAACAACGTGGCCAAAACCGCCAGGGCCATCGGTGTAAAGGCCACTTATATCAAATCCTTATTGACATCCGGCGAAAAATGA
- the coaD gene encoding pantetheine-phosphate adenylyltransferase — MQRTAIYPGSFDPVTNGHIDIAKRGLKLFDRIIITILHNPGKKSLFTVEERLEMLNESMLGIDNIEFDTFNGLLVDYAQQRKASAILRGMRAVSDFEYEFQLALMNRKLNREVETVFLMTGLRWIFTSSSIIKEAARFGGDIADMVPPGVNQRLKIRFGF, encoded by the coding sequence ATGCAACGCACCGCTATTTACCCCGGATCTTTCGATCCGGTCACCAACGGCCATATCGACATTGCCAAACGAGGATTGAAACTGTTCGACCGAATCATCATCACCATTTTACACAACCCGGGGAAAAAATCCCTTTTTACCGTCGAGGAACGGCTGGAAATGCTCAATGAGTCCATGCTGGGAATCGACAATATCGAATTTGACACCTTTAACGGCCTGCTCGTGGATTACGCCCAGCAACGCAAGGCCAGCGCCATCCTGCGGGGCATGCGGGCCGTTTCCGACTTCGAGTATGAATTTCAGCTGGCCCTGATGAACAGGAAGCTCAACCGTGAGGTGGAGACCGTTTTTCTCATGACCGGGCTGCGCTGGATTTTCACCAGTTCATCGATCATCAAGGAAGCCGCCCGTTTTGGCGGTGACATTGCCGATATGGTGCCCCCCGGGGTCAACCAGCGGCTGAAAATCAGATTCGGATTTTAA
- a CDS encoding M16 family metallopeptidase, with protein MNVATTVNKTVLENGVRIVSMTMPHVRSVSMGVWVHVGARDESDAESGLSHFIEHMIFKGTLKRSAFQIAKEFDAIGGQSNAFTSMEHTCYHARVLDTQLATMVDILSDIFLNSVFDDDEVTRERPVIFQEIGMVEDSPEEWVHTMIGPALWGRHPLGRSILGTRENILGFDSRKIRHFFRRLYQPARVVIAVAGNVTHERIVDLTAPVFAAIAPGNGFAPRSTPTDGCDTTLRHRDLEQTHICLGMSGVSVNDPRRFAASLLNTILGGNMSSRLFQTVREERGLAYAIYSFLTSYADTGMFGVYTAVAPEDANESIDLIMEQLRQMKREPVGVDVLRDAKAFTAGNLLMAEESPDNQMMRLAQNEFYFGDHVPIQTVIDRIDAVTPDDILALANALWGSGSPALTMLGPRAERSDPAGRIGF; from the coding sequence ATGAACGTCGCAACAACGGTGAATAAAACTGTTCTGGAGAACGGTGTCCGCATCGTCTCCATGACCATGCCCCACGTGCGCTCGGTCTCCATGGGCGTCTGGGTTCACGTGGGGGCCCGTGACGAAAGTGATGCCGAAAGTGGGCTCTCCCATTTTATCGAGCACATGATCTTCAAGGGCACGCTCAAACGCAGTGCCTTCCAGATTGCCAAAGAGTTTGACGCCATCGGCGGTCAGTCCAACGCTTTCACCTCCATGGAACACACCTGCTATCATGCCCGGGTGCTGGATACGCAGCTTGCGACCATGGTGGATATCCTTTCCGATATTTTTCTCAATTCGGTCTTTGATGACGATGAGGTGACGCGGGAACGGCCGGTGATCTTCCAGGAGATCGGCATGGTCGAGGACAGTCCGGAAGAGTGGGTCCACACCATGATCGGCCCGGCCCTGTGGGGCCGCCATCCCCTGGGGCGCTCGATTCTGGGTACCCGCGAAAATATCCTCGGTTTCGACAGCCGCAAGATCCGGCATTTTTTTCGTCGCCTCTATCAGCCTGCGCGGGTGGTTATCGCCGTGGCCGGCAATGTCACCCACGAACGGATTGTCGATTTGACTGCCCCGGTTTTTGCGGCCATTGCGCCGGGCAACGGTTTTGCGCCGCGCAGCACGCCCACCGACGGCTGTGATACCACCCTGCGGCACCGGGATTTGGAGCAGACCCATATCTGCCTGGGGATGTCCGGTGTGTCGGTGAACGATCCCCGCCGGTTCGCTGCTTCGCTGCTCAACACCATTTTGGGGGGCAACATGAGTTCGCGGCTTTTCCAGACGGTTCGGGAGGAACGCGGGTTGGCCTACGCCATCTACTCCTTTCTCACTTCATATGCGGATACGGGGATGTTCGGCGTTTATACGGCCGTGGCCCCCGAAGACGCGAATGAGAGCATCGACCTGATTATGGAGCAGCTCCGACAGATGAAACGCGAACCGGTTGGCGTTGACGTACTGCGTGATGCCAAGGCGTTCACCGCGGGGAACCTGCTCATGGCCGAAGAGAGTCCGGACAACCAGATGATGCGTCTGGCGCAGAACGAATTCTATTTCGGGGACCATGTTCCCATACAGACGGTGATCGATCGGATCGATGCGGTCACCCCTGACGACATTCTCGCGTTGGCCAATGCGTTGTGGGGCAGTGGCAGTCCGGCCCTGACCATGCTCGGCCCCCGGGCCGAGCGTAGCGATCCGGCCGGCCGGATTGGCTTCTGA
- the rsmD gene encoding 16S rRNA (guanine(966)-N(2))-methyltransferase RsmD has product MRVISGRFRGRRLVAPAGMGTRPTTDRIRESLFNILGPSLHSKQVLDLFAGTGALGIEALSRGAAAAVFVDQAKAALATIRRNLRQLQLEGVTRVLQWDIRRNLNCLKHERHRFNLVFMDPPYETQAVVPALTALLQCGAMADDARVIVEHSRRESLDPIPAGLILSDQRQFGKTLVSFLNTVL; this is encoded by the coding sequence ATGAGAGTCATCAGCGGCCGGTTTCGGGGACGACGCCTGGTTGCCCCCGCCGGCATGGGGACCCGCCCCACCACCGACCGGATCAGGGAATCGCTGTTCAACATTCTCGGCCCCAGCCTGCATTCAAAACAGGTCCTGGACCTGTTTGCCGGCACCGGCGCATTGGGAATCGAAGCCCTCAGCCGGGGTGCTGCGGCTGCCGTATTCGTAGACCAGGCCAAGGCGGCCCTGGCGACCATTCGTCGCAACCTCAGGCAGCTTCAACTGGAAGGAGTCACCCGGGTGCTGCAGTGGGATATCCGCAGAAACCTGAACTGCCTGAAGCATGAACGCCACCGGTTCAATCTGGTTTTCATGGATCCGCCCTACGAGACCCAAGCGGTGGTGCCGGCACTGACCGCACTGCTGCAATGCGGAGCAATGGCCGACGATGCCCGGGTGATTGTCGAGCACAGCCGGCGGGAATCCCTTGACCCGATTCCGGCGGGGCTGATCCTGAGCGACCAGCGTCAATTCGGGAAAACCCTTGTTTCCTTTTTGAATACCGTGTTATAG
- the rpsO gene encoding 30S ribosomal protein S15 — MTFTAETKKELIEKYKKHDTDTGSPEVQIGLLTHRISYLTEHLKVHKKDHHSRRGLLMLVGKRRRLLNYVKRNDVQRYRSIIETLGLRR, encoded by the coding sequence GTGACATTTACCGCAGAAACCAAAAAAGAACTGATTGAAAAATACAAAAAGCACGACACCGATACCGGTTCTCCGGAGGTTCAGATCGGGCTTTTGACCCATCGGATTTCCTACCTGACCGAGCATCTGAAGGTGCATAAAAAAGATCACCATTCCCGCCGCGGACTGTTGATGCTGGTCGGTAAACGCCGCAGACTGCTCAACTACGTCAAACGCAATGATGTGCAGCGTTACCGTTCCATCATCGAAACCCTTGGTTTGCGGCGCTAA